The Cytobacillus sp. NJ13 sequence CCGCATGGGCGGCTTTTCCTTTATAGGTGACATCCAGTTTAGTAGTTGCAAGGAAACCATCCGATCCGCTGACCACCTCTCCAAGAGGGATCCCAGTACCGACATGGGAAGCAAAGAAGATATCCACTTCATCAAGGACTCCAGCTTCGACCATTGATTTTGCGCCGCGGACTCCCTCTTCAGCCGGCTGGAAGATGAAAACGATTTTACCGCTCAGCTGATCTTTTGATTCAGATAACAATTTTGCCAAGCCAAGTCCGATGGCTGTATGAGCATCATGCCCGCAAGCGTGCATCATATTGGCGTTTATTGAGACGAAGCCTTCTTTGACAGGGACATGCTCCTCATCGTTAGATTCCTGTATATCAAGCGCATCCATATCAAAACGCAGTCCTATAGCCGGTCCCGGGCGTCCGGAATCCAAAGTCCCTACGACACCGGTTAAACCGCCTGAAAAATATGGAAGCCACTTGGGATCCGCGCCCTGTTCCAAGGCACGCTTTTCGTTTTCTTCAAGGGTTGAAGCCGATGGTACACCCATCCTTGACTCTTTACGCACAACCTCTTTACCGGCTTTAACTTCATATCCCCATGCCTCCAGCTTGGATGCCACAAGAGAAGCAGTCCTGAATTCCAGCCAGCCTGACTCGGCAAATTTGTGAAAGTCCCTTCTCCATTCAACCATCTGGCCAAAGGTTTTTTCGATTAAACTAGTTGTTTGATTATTCATATTTATTGTCTCACCTTTCGTTTGGAGTTAATGGAAAAAGGAGAAGCTGTACCTTCTCCTTTTTTCATACATTTACTTAAGGTACATTCCTACACCTGGCCCTATTGGAATACCAGCTAGTCCAAATACAAGCAGCATGATGACCCAAATAACAAAGAATACAATTGTATACGGAATCATAAGCGACATAAGAGTGCCGATTCCTGCCTTTTTATCATATTCATTCATGAATGCGAGCAGGATCGCGAAATATGGATTAAGCGGTGTAACCATGTTCGTTGATGACTCGCCAATCCTGTAAGCCACCTGGATAAAAGCAGGATGGTAATTCAAGAGCATCAGCATTGGCAGGAACACTGGAGCCTCCAGTGCCCAAAGCGCAGAGCCGCTTATAATGAATAAGCTTAAAAATGCAGTAAGGATTGCGAAGCCAATAATGACAGGCATACCTGTTAAATTCATAGATGAAAGGAACTCAGCAGAGTTTACAGCAATCCATGTTGAAAGATTGCTCCAGTTAAAATAAGCAATGAACTGGGCAATCGCGAATACTAATACGATATAACCAGACATCTCCCTGATTGAATCAGTCATTAACTCTGGTACTTCACTAACTTTTTGGATTTTTTGGATGGATACACCGTATGTAACACCAACGGTAATGAAGAACATAAAAATAATCGGGATAATTCCATCTAAGAATGGTGATGGGATAAGACCGCCATCTTCATTTTGCAGCGGTGAACCCGGAATCAAAACCAGGGCTGCAACAGCAGCAATATATAGGATCGCTGCAATTAAGGTATTCTTAAGCGCTTTGTTTTCCAGATGGTTTGTCTCAAAATTAAGCTCTTTCTTATCAGACTTGCCAGTATAAGTCCCCAGCCTTGGTTCTACGAATTTTTCAGTCAGCAATCCACCGGCTATGGTTAGGATTATTGTTGATAAACTCATAAAATACCAGTTATCAATAGGTGTGACTATTACATCAGGGTTGATGGTCTGAGCAACTTCAGTTGAAATTCCGGAAAGAAGCGCATCCGTTCCAGCAACTAAAATATTTGCTGTAAAGCCAATTCCTGAGCTGGCGAATCCGGCGGCAAGACCTGCAATCGGATGACGTCCCAATGAATAAAAAATCACAGCTGCCAGCGGTGGTATTATGACAAATGCTGCATCTGAAGCAATATTTCCCATTATTCCAATAAAGAATACCGCGTAAGTAATAATTGATTTGTGCGCATTAATGATCGTTTTCTTAATAACACTTTCAAACAATCCTACTCTTTGTGTTAAACCGATACCAAGCATCATTGTCAGTACCAGTCCAAGAGGCTTAAAGCCTGTAAAGTTCTCAAGCATGGAAGTTAAAATAAACCGGAGTCCTTCACCTGAAATTAAGCTTTTTACTTTTAATTCCTCTCCTGATCCTGGATGAACTACTGAAACATCAAACAAGCTGACCAGCCAGGAGATGGCCATCATGGCCAAGGCTAAGTAGATAAACAGCATGAATGGATGCGGCAGGCGGTTCCCTGCCCGTTCAATAAAATTCAAAAAACCAGAAAAGCCTTTTTCCTTCTCAGTATTCTGTTTCGCAGAAAGTTGAGCCACTCAATTCACCTCTTTTAGAATAATAGTTTATAAATCATTCATTTAAGGAATATGTCCTTAATTATTCCGTAAAAATAGTATAGTATAGAATCAGAATTTTTTCACTATTTTTTATATAATAAATTTTTTTATTAAAAAACCCTTCCATCATGCGTTAGATGGAAGGGCTTTGATCAATATTTAATTTATATATTTTTTTCGGTCTTCCTCTTTGGCCGGATTGCTCTTCTCCTGCAAGCTGTACCAGCTGCAGGCGTTCCATTTCTGCTAAGATTCGTCTGGCATTGCGCTCTGTGCTCTTCAGCCAGAGGGATAATTCTTGAGATGTTACAATACTTTTTCGATAGTGCTGCGACAAAGACTGGATTTTACTAATAACAGCAGGACTTATCTGGGAATCTTTCAATTTCTTTTCCCATTCCTTGCCTAAAGAACGGCCGCTATAAGAAAAACTTTCGTTTACAGCAGCCTTTTCAGTGACCTGCTTACTTTCATCTACTAATATAATAACAGGTGTTTCCTTATCTCTTGCATATTGTATTGCTATACGGAGATTCTGCTCCGCTTCAAGCGCCGTGATTCCATACCCAAGTCCGGTCCTGATCTGCAATTTACTGTGAAGCTTAACATCTTCAATCAGCCTGAAAAGTGACCTGTCATTTAAATGCAAATCCATTTCTCCCCTGGTAGTATAAATATGGAAGTGCCCATCCCCTATTTGCACTAAGGAGCCATTTATTAATTCAGCATAATTCAATAAAAGCCTTTTAAGCTCTAATTCTTGATGTTTCATCTTAAATGAATAAAGCTGTTCATCACTTGAGACCTGAAACACTTCTACTCCTAATATCGCAGTTTGCGCCTTTCGATACCAGTTAGAGGCTCCCCGCTCTTTTAAAATCTGAAGCATAAGACTAATAGATATGATGTCAGGCGTCACTCGGTAACAAGGTACCTTAAGTTCAGTCAGCCTAGTATATACTGCCCGCAGGCATGTAATCACCGCATCTATTTTTCCTGCCTGGTAGAGATTTAAATGATAATTAATGATGTCCTGGGCAGGCATATAGCCTGCGTATGGGAAGGTATTGATTTCTAAAGGATAAATGGAGTTCTGAATTGCATGTATCTCGTTCTCCTTAATGGTATCGAGACTAATTTTTTTCAGTATTTTTTGCTCTTTCACCTGAGCTTCAAGCAGCGTTTTATAGAGGCTGTTTCCATTCAGCGGCGGAAAAATACCATCTTCCACAGCAATCAGACCCTGTGACAGCGCCAAATGATAGGGAGCTTGCCCAGAGAAAAACCACTGGTCGATTTTGTGTCTATTGTCGTTGATGATGCGGATTGTATCTTCTGTTCTTTGATAAGGGAAAAGAAATATTTCAATATTATCAAATTCTCTTGCTGCCTTTTTTACCAATTCAACGGAATCACCAGGACCTATTACACCAAGATTAATTCTCATCTAAACATTCCTTTTTATGTACTCAACCAGGATATTGGTTCCCAGACTTAAATCCTTAATAGCTGCAAATTCATCCGGATGGTGGCTTATCCCCTCTTTACATCTGATAAAAATAAGTCCAGATGGCCATTTCCTGCTCATATTCATGACATCATGCCCCGCTCCGCTTTCCATCATCAGACACTGATAGCCCAATGACTCCCCAATTTTTTTCAGCTCTTGGGAAAGTTCGCTGCTAAGCATGATAGAGGCATTATTCACTAGTGTATTTATTGTTATTTTAACATGTAAGTCCTCACTGATCGATGAGCATTTTTCCCTTATCAAGGATACCATTTTGTTCTTCAAAGCGTCATCGACACTGCGGATATCAATTCCCAATTCTATTGATCCAGGAATGGCAGTAAACGTGTTTGGCTGAAGTGCCAGTGTACTTGCTGTAGCGACTATCGGGTATTCATTATCGATGGATAAACGCTCAGCGGTCTCAGCTACAAACGTGATTAAAGGGGCTGTGGCTACTAGTGCATCTATCCGTCCTCCCATTGGAGCAGTCCCTGTATGTCCGGTTCTTCCCACTATCTTTATTTTCAAGCGTATCGGACATGCAACGGCAGTAACAGAACCAAAGTCTGCACCTGCATTTTCAAGCCTCATTCCCTGTTCGATATGAAGTTCTACAAAAGACTTTAACTCAGAAATATTTCTTTCTGCCTGAGGCATTTCCTCCCACTTTACACCTCTTAATTCTATTGCCTCCTTAACCGTAATTCCCTCTTCATCCTGAAGATTTTCAAGTTCTTCTGGATTAAGGATTCCTGCCATTGCTTTGCTGCCAATAGTAGAGATGCCAAATCGAGACGACTCCTCAGAAGCAAAGCAAATGACCTCGATTGGTCTATCTGGCTGAAAGCCCTCTTCCTTTAGCTTTTTGACTGCCCCAAGTGCACAGACGACACCCGCTGCTCCATCATAGCCCCCTCCGCCTTTTACAGTGTCCAAGTGCGAGCCAAACGCCAGGGCTGGTTTGAAAGGCTGATTCCCAGGACTCCACCGGGCAATCATGTTTCCAGCGAAATCTTTTTTTACACTAAGTCCCATCTCTATTGCTATAGATTTAAATACTTCCATTGCCTGAGCTTCTTCTTCACTATAACCGAGACGTGTAAATCCATTGGGAAGAATAAGCTCATCTGTCAGGTTAAGCAACTTCAAATGTTCCTCCAGCCATACCTCCATATTTAGAACATTCTTTACATCCATTTTGCGACCATCCTTCCATAAAGAAATTAGGAATTTTTCCGTTAATATTCCATATTAATTATAATACGATAAAAATCC is a genomic window containing:
- a CDS encoding AbgT family transporter, which translates into the protein MAQLSAKQNTEKEKGFSGFLNFIERAGNRLPHPFMLFIYLALAMMAISWLVSLFDVSVVHPGSGEELKVKSLISGEGLRFILTSMLENFTGFKPLGLVLTMMLGIGLTQRVGLFESVIKKTIINAHKSIITYAVFFIGIMGNIASDAAFVIIPPLAAVIFYSLGRHPIAGLAAGFASSGIGFTANILVAGTDALLSGISTEVAQTINPDVIVTPIDNWYFMSLSTIILTIAGGLLTEKFVEPRLGTYTGKSDKKELNFETNHLENKALKNTLIAAILYIAAVAALVLIPGSPLQNEDGGLIPSPFLDGIIPIIFMFFITVGVTYGVSIQKIQKVSEVPELMTDSIREMSGYIVLVFAIAQFIAYFNWSNLSTWIAVNSAEFLSSMNLTGMPVIIGFAILTAFLSLFIISGSALWALEAPVFLPMLMLLNYHPAFIQVAYRIGESSTNMVTPLNPYFAILLAFMNEYDKKAGIGTLMSLMIPYTIVFFVIWVIMLLVFGLAGIPIGPGVGMYLK
- a CDS encoding M20 family metallo-hydrolase — encoded protein: MDVKNVLNMEVWLEEHLKLLNLTDELILPNGFTRLGYSEEEAQAMEVFKSIAIEMGLSVKKDFAGNMIARWSPGNQPFKPALAFGSHLDTVKGGGGYDGAAGVVCALGAVKKLKEEGFQPDRPIEVICFASEESSRFGISTIGSKAMAGILNPEELENLQDEEGITVKEAIELRGVKWEEMPQAERNISELKSFVELHIEQGMRLENAGADFGSVTAVACPIRLKIKIVGRTGHTGTAPMGGRIDALVATAPLITFVAETAERLSIDNEYPIVATASTLALQPNTFTAIPGSIELGIDIRSVDDALKNKMVSLIREKCSSISEDLHVKITINTLVNNASIMLSSELSQELKKIGESLGYQCLMMESGAGHDVMNMSRKWPSGLIFIRCKEGISHHPDEFAAIKDLSLGTNILVEYIKRNV
- a CDS encoding amidohydrolase, whose protein sequence is MNNQTTSLIEKTFGQMVEWRRDFHKFAESGWLEFRTASLVASKLEAWGYEVKAGKEVVRKESRMGVPSASTLEENEKRALEQGADPKWLPYFSGGLTGVVGTLDSGRPGPAIGLRFDMDALDIQESNDEEHVPVKEGFVSINANMMHACGHDAHTAIGLGLAKLLSESKDQLSGKIVFIFQPAEEGVRGAKSMVEAGVLDEVDIFFASHVGTGIPLGEVVSGSDGFLATTKLDVTYKGKAAHAGANPEAGNNALLAAASAVMNLHAISRHSEGSSRINVGVLQAGSGRNIIPASAHLKIETRGETTEINEYILKNALSIIKGAAVMYETEAVIDVVGEAKTSESNKVLKEYIKEITEKIDEVEHVLDDSPFAAGSEDATYMMERVKNNNGLASYIIFGTSLAAGHHNERFDIDESVMRIALKALSELIINIERVEGVAK